Sequence from the uncultured Draconibacterium sp. genome:
TTGTTTTGTTGCCGGAGGAATTTATATGCCACCGGCACCGGTGTTAAAATCGATAAGGAATTATGTGGCCGGTCATGCCGAAGAATTTCTGGAAATTACCAGGGAACCCGATTTTAAAAAACAATTCCCGGAAATGTATAACGATAAATTAAAGCTGGCGCCAAAGGGTTTTCCGAAAGATCATGAGCACATCGATTTGCTGAAATACAAATCGTATATCTACTCGAAACCATTGAAAGAGAGTGTAGTAACCAGTGATGACTATGTTAAGGAAGTGGTAAAGTTTTACGAACAGCTTTATCCGGTAAACGTATTTTTATACGAAGCCTTGGCCGGGTAATTATTTTTATTGCTTCTTAATAATGGCGAAGAGGGTTACTTTTTAGGGCTCTAAAGAATATTATAATATAAGACCCTTATTTTTTATCTTCCCGATTTCAATGAAATGCCCCGGTTGTTCTGACCGGGGTTCTTTTATTTATAACCATTCAATACAGAGATGGTTAGCGCTATTTTTTGTTTTTCAGAATGGAAAGAATAATTACTTTTGCTGCCATTAAATATCAAATTCTTATAATTTAACGACTATGAAAAAAGTACTACTTGCAATGGCTTTTGTTGCATTTATGTTTTCTGTTAATGCCCAAAATGTACAGTTACACTACGATTTCGGTGAAGGCCGAAAAATGCTGACCTCAACAGTTGAAATGTTCCGTCCCGACGCTTACGGTTCGACATTCTTTTTCATCGACATGGATTATGGTGCTGATGGAACAGGTATCGACAATGGTATTTCGTTAGCTTACTGGGAAATTGCGCGTGCTTTTAAATGGAACGAAACGCAGAAATTTATGCCACGTGTTGAATACAACGGCGGAACAATGAAGCTTGCACCTGAAGATGCTCCCTGGATTCCGATCGAAAACTGCTGGTTGGCTGGTGTTGAACGTACCTGGGCTTCGGCTGATTTCTCTAAGATTTTAACCTTGCAGGCCAATTACAAGTACATTAAGGATAAAGAAGATGCAGCTTTTCAGTTAACAGCTGTATGGACCGTACAAATGGCCGAAGGAAAAGTTACTTTCACCGGTTTTGCTGATTTCTGGAAAGAAGAAATGTTCTGGGGAACTGACTACCGTTTATTAACTGAGCCTCAATTGTGGTACAACCCATGTAAAAACTTCTCGTTTGGTACTGAAATCGAGTTAAGCAACAACTTTGTTGGAGACGAATTTGCTGTGAAGCCAACGCTGGCTGTTAAATACACATTCTAAAACCTGAATTATGATCGATAAATTTTTTAATATCAGCGGCCGTGGTTCTTCTTTCAAAAAGGAGATCATTGGTGGGGCAACCACCTTTTTAACTATGGCCTACATCATTTTTGTAAACCCATCGATTTTGGGCGATGCAGGAATGGATAGAAATGCACTGATCACAGTTACGATTGTAGCCTCTCTTATTGGTACGCTTTTGGCCGGTGTTTGGGCCAAAGTACCTTATGCAATGGCACCCGGAATGGGTTTGAATGCCTTTTTTACTTACACACTTGTTTTAGGAGCCGGTGTTGAGTGGCAAACTGCTCTTGGAGTGGTATTCATTTCAGGTGTGATATTTTTGGCGCTTACTGTTACCGGTATTCGAACAAAAATTATTCATACCATCCCTCTGGCTTTGCGACTGGCAACCGGAGCTGGTATTGGATTGTTTATCTCGTTCATCGGCTTTAAAAACATGGGATTGGTTGTTGCCAACCCTGCAACATATGTTGGTTTAGGCGAATTTACTCCAACCCTGTTGATTGGTTTAGGCGGTTTACTTATAACTGCCATTCTGGAAGTGAAAAAAGTACGTGGCGGAATCTTCTACGGAATTATTATTACAACTATAATTGCAATAGTTGCCGGAGAAGTTCAGGCACCGGAGTCGTTTGTTTCTATGCCTCCAACTATGAGCCCGCTTTTACTGAAACTGGATATTCTTTCGGCGCTTAGCCTTGGATTGATCGGTGCGATTTTCTCGTTTATGTTTGTCGATCTTTTTGATTCGGTTGGAACAATTGTAGCGTGTTCGTACGAAGCCGGTTTTGTTGATAAAGATGGTAAAGTGGAAAATGTTGACCGCATTCTGGAAGCTGACGCGATTGCAACCGTTGCCGGTACGCTATTAGGAACAAGTACAACAACTACTTACATCGAATCTGCTTCGGGAATTGCAAATGGTGCTAAAACAGGTTTTGCTTCAGTTATTACAGCTGCCTTATTCTTTTTGGCGCTGTTCTTTGCTCCGCTTATCGGTATTGTACCAAGCTACGCAACCGCACCTGCATTGGTAATCGTTGGAGTGTATATGTTCAAGAATATCAAACAAATTGATTTTGCCGATTTTTCGGAAGCGATTCCGGCTTTCCTGACTATTATCTTAATGCCTTTAACTTACAGTATTTCCATTGGTTTATCGTTTGGATTTATCTCGTATGTGGTATTGAAAGCTGTGGCAGGTAAGTACAAGGAGGTTTCCTGGCTGATGTGGGTTATTGCTGTATTGTCAGTAATAAACCTGTGGTTTGGAGTATAAATATTCCATATAAAAAATAGTTAAAAGGATTGTCGTACGGCAATCCTTTTTTTGTACTTTTATTTTTCATTGAGGCATTAGCTCAGCTGGTTCAGAGCATTACCTTGACAGGGTAGGGGTCACTGGTTCGAATCCAGTATGCCTCACAAAAAAAAAGGAAGCAATCATCAGGATTGCTTCCTTTTTATCTTCGAATAAATTGTCTTAATCTGTTACATGATTTGTGCTAAAATAGACCATTTCGCGAACTATTTTTCCGTCATCGTTAAATGAATGAGAGAGCATTAAAGGCATCTCCACTTTTTTACCACTTTCTTCATCGGTGTACGAATAATTCCACCACGAATAAACTACATATCCGTTATTCAGTTCGTAGAAAATACAATCCGGGTAGCCAACCTGTTCAAAATGGATATCCTTTCTGGTGGCAAAATGGCTGGCAACATCTGCAGTTCTTTCTTCCAGGTTCATAGTTTCATCGTAGCCTCCTGCCAAACTACTGAAAATGGCATCTTCAGTAAAGAATCCTTTTAAGCCTTCTACATCTTCATCAACATATGTATTAAGTAATTTTCTTACTGTTGCTATGTAGGGGTGGTTGATGTAAACCTTTCCATTTTCGCGGATTGTTTGAGCATTCCGAATGTCCTCGAAAACATTATTGTTATAGTATTGAATGAAAGTGGCAATTTTTCCATCATCGTTAAAAGCGTATAAACAGTGCATATGCAGATCCAGGTTTATACCTGTTTTTTCGTTTGTTCCGGTGAGCAGCAGCCAATCCTGAACCCACATTTTTCCATCTTTATATTCTATTGCATCAGGATAGGCACCCGGCGTATCTTCAACATTAAAATTCACAAAGTTATTGGTCCAGTAACTCGTGTTTTTACTAAAGTTCTCAGCCGAGGTTTTCCAGTCATTGCCGTTCCGTATAATCATTATCGAGTCGGCAAAAAACGTTTTTACTTTTTCGGTGTCACCATTTTTAACGGCATTCCAAAAGCCTCTTGTCACGTCTATGGTTTCGTGTTCGTTAAACACGGTACCATTTTTCTTTTGAGCGAATGATGTAATTGCAAGGAGAGTTGCGATTAGCAATACAGCAAATTTTTTCATAATGTAATCTTTAGTTAATTGTTTAGAAAAAATCCGGCAATATATCACTTAACCTAATTGGTATGTATATACAATTTACGCATAACTTGATTAAAATGAAAATAATAGATGGTGTAAAGTGCAGGAATACAGCATGATAGTGTGTTTCTGTAAATGGGTGTGTTGTACGTGGTGGGATTAACGTATTGATATTGAGCGCCATAAAAGATAAAAAGGTCCAAAAATAGACAAAAGCGTAATCATTTTATTTTCAATTACAGGACTTTATGGTGTTGTGCAATTGAATTTGAAATGGAGAAGCTCGTTTTCGATTTTTTAGTAAAACATTTTATTTTACTTTTAGCAAAGTATTAAATCAACTAAACGATGTTAAGAAAGAGTAGAAGGGATTTTATAAAAGCCTCCGCTTTGACCGGAGCAGGTTTACTATTTTTAACGCCCAAAAGTTACGCCTGGGAGAAAATGCAAAATGATAACACATTGAAAGGAAAGAAAGTACTTTATGTTTATGGTGGCTGGAGTGGTCATGAGCCAAAACAATCGGTTGACGTATTTGTGCCGTGGCTAAAATCTGAAGGTGCAGAGCTTACGGTTTCTGACAGCCTGGATAGCTACCTGGATGAAGAATTAATGGGGTCTGTAGATTTGATTGTTCAAGCCTGGACGATGGGAACCATCACAAACGAGCAGGAAAAAGGCCTTTTAAAAGCCATTGGAAACGGAGCCGGGTTGGCCGGTTGGCATGGCGGTATTGGCGATTCGTTCCGAAATAATACCGAATACCAGTTTATGGTTGGCGGGCAGTGGGTCGCACATCCCGGTGGAGTTATTGATTATTCAGTACAAATTACCGATAAGAACGATCCTGTAACAAAAGGATTAAGCGATTTTCGCATGCATTCAGAGCAGTACTACATGCACATCGATCCGAATGTAAAAGTGCTGGCAACAACCGAATTTACCGCTGAACATTCGTCGTGGATTGAAGAGTGTGTAATGCCGGTGGTTTGGAAAAAATACTATGGTAGCGGACGTGTATTTTACAGCTCGTTGGGGCACGTTATGACTGATTTTGAAGTGCCGGAAGCACTGGAAATTATGAAACGCGGAATCCGTTGGGCAGCAGAAAGTAAATATGCTCCAAAAGAAAAGTGGGTGAGTCCGGTTTATAAATAAAAAAACCGCTCTTTTTCAAAGAACGGTTTCTTCTTATTTTTATAAAAACGAATTATCCGTTTAATGCTTCGGCACCACTTACAATTTCCAGAATTTCTCCTGTAATGGCTGCCTGGCGTGCTTTGTTGTATTCCAAAGTAAGCGATCCGATAAGATCGGTGGCATTATCAGTTGCCTGGTGCATAGCCGTCATTCGGGCGCCGTGTTCGGCAGCATTCGAATCAAGTAAAGCTTTGTAAAACTGAATTTTTAACGAACGCGGAATAAGCTCCTGTATAATATGCTCTTTCGATGGTTCGTAAATAAAATCGTAGTTGCCATTATCTTCGCCTTCTTCCATTTCAACCGGGAGAAACTGTTCGGCAGCCTGAACCTGAACGGCTGCATTTTTAAACTGGTTGTATACCAGCTCAATGCGGTCGTAATGTTTGTCGGCAAACGATTTCATACATTCTTCGGCAACTCTCGAAACATTTTCAAAAGTAAGCGCGTCGAACAATTCATTCTGGTCGGCTATTACATTGTACCCACGGTGTTTTAACTGGCGTGCTCCCTGTTTTCCGATGCACATAAATTCAAGGTTGCCCAATTGCAATTGTTGTGCATATTTTGTGTTGGCTACCTCAACTGCTTTTTTGGAGATGTTGCTGTTAAAACCACCACATAAACCGCGGTTTGAAGACACCAGGATCAAAAGCACCTTTTTAGGTTCGCGTGTTTGCGTATAAACCGAATCTTCAACATTTTCGAGGCTGGCACTCAGCGAAGTAAGAATCTCGTGCAGTTTTTCTGCGTACGGTCTGATCTGAAGAATGGCATCCTGCGCTTTTTTTAACTTGGCAGCCGAAACCATTTTCATGGCACTGGTTACCTGCCGTGTGGTTTTTACCGATGCTATTCGGGTGCGTATTTCTTTTAATCCAGCCATATTTTGGAATGTTGGAGTATCAGAATATTGGAGTGCTAGAATTGTTCCATTCTAATATCCCAATATTCTAACCTTCTAATATTTATTTATATTTCTCTGCTGTTTCTGCAGCTACTTTTCTAATGGTTTCCTCAATTTCAGGAGTAAGTTTACCGGTTTTCAGTTCATCAAGAACCGGGCGGTGCGACATTTCCATTGTTTCCAGGAAATCGGCTTCAAACTCTTTCACCTTATCAATTGGCACACTACGAAGCAACTCGTTGGTTCCGCAATAGATAATGGCTGCCTGGTGTTCAACTTTTACAGGCGAATACTGTCCCTGTTTCAGGATTTCCACATTTTTACGTCCCTTATCAAGTACACGCATTGTAGCGGCATCCAAATCGGAACCAAATTTAGAAAATGCTTCCAGTTCGCGGAACTGTGCCTGGTCGAGTTTTAATGTACCCGAGATCTTCTTCATCGATTTGATCTGTGCACTACCACCAACACGCGATACCGAGATACCAACGTTAATCGCCGGGCGAATACCCGAGTTAAACAGGTTCGATTCCAGGAAGATCTGACCGTCGGTAATCGAAATTACGTTGGTTGGAATATATGCAGAAACGTCGCCGGCCTGTGTTTCAATAATAGGAAGTGCGGTTAACGAACCACCACCTTTTACTTTATCTTTCAAACACTCCGGTAAGTCGTTCATGTTTTTTGCAATCTCATCCGATTCGATGATTTTTGCCGCACGCTCCAACAGGCGCGAGTGCAAATAGAAAACATCGCCCGGATAAGCTTCGCGACCCGGTGGACGGCGAAGTAGAAGTGACACCTCACGATATGAAACGGCCTGTTTCGAAAGGTCATCGTAAATAATTAATGCATGACGACCGGTATCGCGGAAATATTCACCGATAGCTGCACCTGCATAGGGTGCATAAAACTGCAATGCGGCAGGATCTGATGCAGTTGCCATAACAATAACGGTATAGGCCATTGCACCGGCTTTTTCAAGCGTAGCGGCAATATTTGCAACTGTAGAACCTTTCTGGCCAACTGCCACATATATACAATAAACCGGATTTCCCTGTTCGTAGAATTCGCGTTGGTTAATAATGGTGTCGATGGCTACTGCGGTTTTTCCTGTCTGACGGTCGCCAATAATCAACTCACGCTGACCACGGCCGATCGGAATCATCGCATCAACAGCTTTTAATCCTGTTTGCAGCGGTTCTTTTACCGGCTGACGGAAAATTACCCCCGGCGCTTTCCTTTCCAAAGGCATTTCAAAAAGTTCGCCGCTTAGTGCACCTTTTCCATCAATTGCTTCACCAATGGTATTTACCACACGGCCAAGCAAGCCTTCACCAACATTAATCGATGCAATACGACGTGTACGTTTTACGGTATCACCTTCTTTAATTTCTTCTGTAGGACCTAAAAGTACAGCACCAACATTGTCTTCTTCAAGGTTCAATACAATGCCTTTCATTCCGTTTTCGAATTCGATCATCTCATTCGATTCCACGTTCGAAAGTCCATAAATACGTGCAATGCCGTCGCCGACTTGCAGAACGGTGCCAACTTCTTCCAGTTCGGCTACCGATTTAAATCCTTCGAGTTGTTGCTTTAGAATTTCAGATACTTCAGCAGGTTTTATATTAGCCATGTTCTATTATTTTATGCTTGTCGCTATCGTTTATAATTCGGTTTCTAACAAGGTTTGTTTTACCTTTCGTAATTGGGTTGCCACGCTGGCATCATACTGTTTATCATCCATTCGCAATATCAGGCCACCCAGAATATCGGGATTTACCTGAGCCGATAACTCAATAGTAGCATTCAGCTCTTTTCCCAACAGTTCTTCCACCTTTTTAAGTGTAGAAGCATTAACTTCAGAAGCTGTTGTAAGAACGGCCGATTTAATATTGAGGTCTTTACGTGTAAGATCCAGAAAATTACGGCAGATACCCGGAATGTGTACTTCGCGTTTGTTTTGAACGATCAGCAATAAAAAGTTAAGACTGATCTCTTCGATTTTACCTTCGAAAATACTTTTTACCAAGGCTGCCTTTTTTGATGATTTTACGACGGGGCTTTCCAGTAAAAGAATAAAATCTTCCGATGATTTGCAGACATCCATAACCAACTGGATATCGGTTTTTAGCTTATCGAGCAGTTTTTTCTCTTTGGCTGTTGAAAAGAAAGCTTTGGCGTATCGTACAGTTATTGCGCTCTGGTCCATACTTAATTCAGCTTGATGTCGTCGATTAATCCGTCAACCATTTTTTCCTGTTCGCCTTTGTTGCTTAATTCTTTGCGAATCACTTTTTCAGCAATACTAACCGAAAGTTCTGCCACTTGTTTTTTGATATCGTTAATGGCAGCTGTTTTTTCAGCCTCTATTTGCTGACGTGCCTGAACAATGGCTTTTTGTGCTTCTTCAGAGGCTTTATCCTTGGCTTCGGCAACAATTTTATCTTTTAATTCTTTGGCCTCTTTCAGAATCGCTTCTTTTTCGCGGCGTGCTTCAGCAATAATTTTTTCATTATCGGCTTTTAGCCCGGCTACTTCTTTCTTGGCTTCTTCGGCCGAGTTTAAAGCAGTTGCAATAGATTCTTCACGCTCTTTTAATGCAGTAAGAATTGGCTTCCACGCAAACTTCTTTAATACAAAAAGTACGACTCCAAAAATGATGAGCATCCAAACAATGGTGCCCGGATTCGGCATTACTAATCCCATGATTTAAAATTTTAAAGTGGCAACAGCATCCCGGGCAATCCCCGGGATGGCTGCCAAAGTTTTTTGCTATACAAAAACGATTAGAATACAAACAATAACTGCGAAGAATGCCACACCTTCGATAAGTGCTGCAGACACAATCATGTTTGATCTGATGTCGCCGCTTGCCTCTGGTTGACGGGCAATAGCTTCCATGGCACTGGCACCGATTTTACCGATACCCATACCAGCTCCAATTGCTGCTAAACCTGCACCAATTGCTGCTCCCATTTTTCCAACCGACGCACCGGCGGCCGCTTGTAGCAATACTGTTAAAATAGCTGATAACATAGCTTTTAATTTTAAATATTAATGATGTTCTGAAGTCGCCATTCCGAAATAGAGTGCCGACAACAGAGTAAAAACATACGCTTGAATAAATGATACCAAAACATCGAGCAGCAGAATGAAAACCGAGAACAGGATGGAGATCGGACTTGCTCCTAATCCAACTGCCGGGCCAAACAGACTGCCGAATACAAAAATAAGGCTCACAAATACCATTACAATAAGGTGACCTGCCATCATGTTGGCAAAAAGTCGGACCATCAGTACAAATGGCTTTGTAATTACACCCGAAAGTTCAACGATAGGCATTAACGGGATTGGGAATTTTAACCACCACGGTACGTCCGGGTTGTAAATTTCTTTCCAGTAATGTTTGTTACCATTAATTGTTGTTACTGCAAAAGTGAACAAGGCCAGTACCATTGTAACCCCGATGTTTCCTGTAACGTTGGCTCCAAATGGCGGAATTGGTATCAATCCCATAAAGTTGTTGATCAGGATAAAAAAGAAAAGGGTTAATAAAAATGGCATGAACTTTTCGTATTTGTGTTCGCCAATGGCAGGTTTTGCTACTTCGTCGCGAATAAAAAAGATGATCGGTTCCAGGACATTTTGAACGCCTGTTGGAGCTTTTCCTTTGTTTTTTTTCGTCAGCCTTGCTGTTGCAAAAACCAGCCACAATAAAATAACTACCGATGCCAAAATACCGGCAATTGTTTTTGTTATTGAAATATCGATGGGTGTTCCAAGTTCGTGCCCTGCGGCATCCAGCTCAACTACTTTGCCTTTAAATTCCTCGCTTTCCGAAATGCGAAAACCTTTGTAAGCACTGTGCCCGTGATGAAATTTCGACGACATAAAAACATGAAATGCTTGTCCGTCGTGTAATTCCGGCTGTTTGCTGTAAACAATTATCGGAAGCGGAATACTAATGTGTTTATCGCCAAACGATGTAATGTGCCAGTCGTACGAATCGGAAACATGGTCGATTACAAATTCTCCGGCGTTAAATCCTTCTTCAGCGTGTGCGTCTGAAGCATGTGCTTCGATTTCTTCTGAATGACTTTCTGTTGCGTGTGTCTTTTCTTCCTCGTGCCCTTGTTGAGCCCGAAGCTGGCCATAACTTAATAACGAAAAGGCAAAGAATATAAAGACGGCTTTAGTAAGCTTAAGCATGGTTAATTCAGTTTTTCTTTGTTTTAACTTGTCTGTAAACATTATAAACAAACGCTTCTCGATAAGAATTTTGTCAGGTTGTTAAAACGAAAATTCTGTTCTAAGGTTCACAAATTTATAAGATTTTTTGGTCCGTGAATGGAAATTGACATTTTTCATTTGATAATTAACAATGTTTAAAAACCTGTTTTAGGAGAAGGGGGAAGAAGTGAAGGTTTATTTTTTATCTGTCGATTTTGTAATTCTGGTAATCTCCGTAACTTCAAAAAAGGTGTAAATAAGGTAAAGCAGCATTAAACAGATAACAAACGGGATGGCATTTTCTTTATCGACAGCAATGTAAACAACGGCTACCACCGAGTACAAAACAAGTTTGAAAAAGGTGATGAGCATATTGCTGCGGGTAAATTTCCCGATATCTTTTTTTGCCATTTTAAGCTGGTAAGCATAAATGCCCATTGTGGCCAAATAAAAGAAAAGCAACAAAAACGGAAGTACCGGCAGATAGTATTCGGGGAACGCCAGTGAAAATACCAGCCAGCCAGTTACGGCAATGGCCAATGTTATTGCCGTAAGTTTTACGATGAAAGCCTTCATTTCCTTTTTCGTTTTTTCGATTTATTATCCGGTTTCAACAGGTTTTTTACACCATAAATGATTGATGCAATTACACCAAATATAACCAGTGTAAGCGTAAATCCTTTAAACTCGTTATTCATCCATTGGTCGATTTTGTAGCCCAGAAGAGTAAATCCTCCGATAATTGCCATCATCTCGAAACCGAGGCTGGAATAGCGAATAAAAGAATTAGTCTTTTTGGTTGTATAAGGTTTTTTCTTTTGCATCTACTTTTGCAGGAGCACTGGTTCCGCCCATGGCGCAGGTACCGGTAAAAGTTGCACCGGGTTCAACGGCCAGTTTCCCGGCAACAATATCGCCTTCAATTTTTGCCGAGGCTTTCATGTTCAAAAGCTCATCAACAGTAACTTTACCTTTTATAAAACCGGCGATCTCAACATTATTGCATTTTACTGTGCCCTCGATATTGCCTTTTGGGCCAATAACAACTCTGCCTTTTGCTTCCAGGTTTCCAACCAGTTGCCCATCAATGCGAATGTCGCTACTTGCCGAAATATCGCCTTTAATGAGTGTTCCTTCACCTAAAATGTTAATCGCTTGATCGGGGGTTTCGCCAAACGTTCTTGTGTTTTGTTTTGCCATGGTTTATTACTTCTTAACTGTCCTTAATAATTGGGTGCCTGAATATACAATAAAATGAATCTTCAGCAAAAAAATGATTTAGATTCACAAAAACAGAACGGCAAAATTTTACATCTATTGTACGCTCTTATTTCGGATCGTAAGCCCATCTTAAATAAGTGCTTCCCCAGGTAAATCCGGCACCAAAAGCAGCGAGAATAATGTTGTCGCCTTTTTTCAGTTGTTTTTCGTAATCCCACAAACAAAGCGGGATTGTAGCCGCCGTGGTATTCCCGTATTTGCGGATATTAATCATTACCTGGTCTTTGCTGATTCCCATTCGGCGGGCAGTAGCTTCAATAATGCGCATGTTGGCCTGATGCGGAACAAGCCACGCAACATCTTCGGAACTGATGTTGTGCTTTTCCATAATTTCAACTGCCACGTCGGCCATGCTCGATACGGCAGCTTTAAAAACAGCTTGTCCTTCCTGGTATAAATAGTGTTCTTTGTTTTTTACGGTTTCCTCCGAGGCCGGTTTTAACGATCCGCCTGCTTTTATGTGCAGGTGATGACGTCCCAAACCGTCAACGCGGTTAATGTAGTCGATAACACCAACATCTTCGGTACTTGGTTCAACCAATACGGCAGCTGCACCATCGCCAAAAAGCGGGCAGGTGGTACGATCCTCGTAATTTATAATAGACGACATTTTTTCGGCGGCAACTATTACTACTTTCTTATAGCGGCCCGATTCGATAAACTGTGTTGCTGTTGACAGCGAAAAAATAAATCCTGAGCATGCAGCATTTAAATCGAAACTCCAGGCGTTGTGAATATTTGTTTTGTGAGCAATAATATTGGCTGTTGCCGGAAGGTTCATGTCGGGTGTAATGGTAGCACAAATCAACATGTCAACTTCTTCGGGTGCTGTGCCGGTTTTTTCCAGCAAATTCTCCACTGCCCTTGCTCCCATGTCACTGGTTGCTTTTCCTTCTTCCTTTAAAATCCTTCGCTCTTTGATCCCGATTCGCTGCATGATCCACTCGTCAGTCGTGTCAACCATTTTGCTGATTTCTTCGTTTGTTAACCGGTATTCCGGGAGATAGGCTCCAACTCCTGTAATTGCTGCCCTGATGTTAGCCATTGTTCAAATACTAATTTTTGTTTACTGAAAATAAAAGTTCTGGTCTTTTTTTACCGGGGTTAAATGTAGAGCGATTTAGAGGAGACAGCAAACAAATGCCAACAGATATGGTGTGGGAAGGTGAAAAAATGTTCTTTATGGCAGAACAATTTATAACATCGTTCGAAAAATCAGAAAATGAGAAATGCGAGTGTGTGTTCACAAAAAATCCATCTTCGGAACTTACCAAAGATGGATTTTTGTTAGTTAAATCCGGAGATTCCGGATGCTTATTTAACTATAATGCAATTTCTTTTTCAATTACTTGTTTTCCTCTGTAGTAACCACATTCAGGACATACTGTGTGGTATTTTACAGTTGTTCCACAGTTTGAGCAAGTAGCCAGAGTAGGTGCAACTGCTTTGTAATGCGTACGTCTTTTATCCCTTCTAGCTTTCGATGTTTTATGCTTTGGATGTGCCATTGTTATGTATTTTTAATTATTATTCTTTAAATTTTTTAATGCAGCCCAGCGCGGATCAATTTCTTCTTCTTCATCGTCGTCCGCTTCAAACTGCGTAATATTGTTTAATCTGTCAATCATTTCCTGGTTACAGCTGTTTTTTCCGCTTTCATCCGGATGAACATGCCGCAACGGAATACTCAGTGTAACGTATTCGTATATAATTTGAGCCAGGCTGATGGCGTGTTCTTCGGGTAAAACCCAGATAACATTGTCGCCTTCTTCAAACTCATCTTCTTCGCCAAATTTTACAAATAATTCGGTTTCTAAAGACACGTCTTGGTGGTAGTTGTCGAGACAGCGGTCGCATACAAGCTCTAACCATCCCTCGAGTGCAAAGCTTAATTTCAGAAATGCACTTCGTTTTTCAAGTTTAACGTTTACGTTAACTTCCCCGTTGTCAACCAGGCTCTCCTCAAAATGCTCAAAGAACTTATCGTTTACCTCAAATTGGTAATCGTGCAGGCCTTCTTTAAGACCTTTAAACTCAATATTATATTTGCTTTTCCAGCTCACGATTCCAAAAAAGTGGATGCAAAAGTATAAATTTTTTATTAACAGATAAAGAAATCGTTGAAATATTTCAAAATTCTTTCCAAATCAAAACAGTTAAATCTGAGCCATTTGCATAAGCGATAAGTTCGTTGATTGAACACAGCGGGGTTGAACTTTGGGTTTTGTTTTTATTTGTTCAGAATAATTCTGAATGTGGTTCCCTTTCCCATTTCCGACGATTTGATAAAAATTTTGCCCTTGTGGTAGATCTCAACAATACGTTTTGCCAACGAAAGGCCTAATCCCCAGCCACGTTTTTTGGTTGAGAACCCGGGGTGGAAAATTGAT
This genomic interval carries:
- the rpmF gene encoding 50S ribosomal protein L32, translating into MAHPKHKTSKARRDKRRTHYKAVAPTLATCSNCGTTVKYHTVCPECGYYRGKQVIEKEIAL
- a CDS encoding DUF177 domain-containing protein translates to MSWKSKYNIEFKGLKEGLHDYQFEVNDKFFEHFEESLVDNGEVNVNVKLEKRSAFLKLSFALEGWLELVCDRCLDNYHQDVSLETELFVKFGEEDEFEEGDNVIWVLPEEHAISLAQIIYEYVTLSIPLRHVHPDESGKNSCNQEMIDRLNNITQFEADDDEEEEIDPRWAALKNLKNNN